From Scatophagus argus isolate fScaArg1 chromosome 10, fScaArg1.pri, whole genome shotgun sequence, a single genomic window includes:
- the arhgef33 gene encoding rho guanine nucleotide exchange factor 33, producing the protein MENGKTETEDMTEAVSEDKEENEEEANLEIAQLQGLVAELREGLHAALTELCELRQRDHSLEEKLQAHQTDVDDKIMGLKNSLNTFKEELNVALFHIKDVSIRQREVQKRIELFQSENTKDILPVPHSRKSSKADVLAASGDEHICVPTQTDLSVIQHFFASLSHSGSPQRSTTSTQTSTSEQEAQQQQLRGCLSKSPAWEERKNSRDDTETPNSPTENNKRQRVALELLESERVYVSHLSLLLKANISFNGSEALTSKDKRPFPSSLRFLIQQHLELLHTLQERVLKCQWQGIMGDVFMRLTSRESDFLDFYVSYLKELPECLSVVTMLASSSMKSAGFLESDITGDESKPSLHTLLLQPVQRIPEYLLLLQGLLKQTEADHPDYYLLLVCIQHFRSFTAQYHHLIQHNQELLLHNRKEVKRSTMKHLLKTVESGIQTNSTGSPYPCSSAMLEHANQVKQSKQRLLEQIQSHRFQDWDRDQDHQTHRYDTDWPSQVPFFSPDLDSRNHKPTGLGSIPESEGSERSMSCQHHLLSRPADIRQVQPGSALADALGEFLLPPDPPGMESLYEEDRGSFHDVSMFDRCSSASSDSSIDIAFVKCPKAPSASHHAMAANVSTTCDVFGNGRSQGNVYSKLPNRGCVSPDESVMMRRNQHRPLQASQRKSKSLNGLQMDNTVSGLDGGPLSDHPHRVGLGSHAKLERQGSKGSKGCPTPSRKVQSPLGNRVDADKQGDDLHGLLSIDPGFQSWGDESKWRGGTEENNHTAFSERSRKQDKGGFRSSFKKLFKKKSGDEKKEKGGEKTPENQNTGEHETPGKNPKLVHLEINRGTAV; encoded by the exons CTGCAGGGGCTGGTGGCTGAGCTGCGCGAGGGGCTCCATGCTGCCCTGACAGAGCTGTGCGAGCTGCGCCAGAGGGACCATAGCTTGGAGGAGAAACTCCAGGCCCACCAGACTGATGTGGATGATAAGATAATGGGCCTCAAGAACTCCCTCAACACATTTAAG GAGGAGCTGAATGTGGCCTTGTTCCACATAAAGGATGTTTCCATCAGGCAGAGAGAGGTGCAGAAGAGGATAGAGCTGTTCCAGTCAGAAAACACCAAAGATATCCTCCCTGTTCCACACAG CAGAAAGAGCTCCAAGGCAGATGTGCTGGCGGCATCAGGGGATGAACACATCTGTGTGCCCACTCAGACGGACCTCAGTGTTATCCAGCACTTCTTTGCCAGTCTGTCACACAGTGGGTCACCACAGAGGAGCACCACATCAACACAga CTTCTACCTCTGAGCAGGaggcccagcagcagcagcttagAGGTTGTCTGTCTAAATCTCCAGCgtgggaagagaggaagaacagcAGAGACGACACAGAGACGCCCAACAGCCCGACTGAAAACA ataagAGACAGAGGGTGGCTCTGGAGCTGCTCGAATCAGAGAGAGTTTATGTGTCCcacctgtctctgctgctgaaggccAACATCTCCTTTAACGGATCAGAAGCTCTCACCTCCAAAGACAAACG TCCTTTTCCCAGCTCTCTGAGGTTTCTGATCCAGCAGCACCTTGAGCTCCTCCATACTCTCCAGGAACGTGTGCTCAAGTGCCAGTGGCAAGGCATCATGGGAGACGTGTTCATGAGGCTCACTAGCAGAGAG AGTGATTTCTTGGACTTTTATGTGTCATACCTGAAGGAGCTTCCAGAGTGTCTGTCAGTCGTGACCATGCTCGCCTCCAGCTCGATGAAATCGGCTGGCTTCCTGGAG AGTGACATAACAGGGGACGAATCCAAACCCTCCCTCCACACTCTGCTCCTTCAGCCGGTTCAGAGGATCCCTGAATACCTTCTGTTGCTGCAG ggGCTGCTGAAGCAAACAGAAGCAGATCACCCAGACTACTACCTGCTGCTGGTGTGCATCCAACACTTCAGGTCCTTCACAGCTCAGTACCACCACCTCATCCAGCACAACCAGGAGCTCCTGCTGCACAACCGCAAGGAGGTGAAAAG gtctACGATGAAGCATCTGTTGAAGACGGTGGAAAGTGGGATTCAAACTAACAGCACTGGCTCACCGTACCCTTGCAGTAGTGCCATGCT AGAACATGCGAACCAGGTGAAGCAGAGCAAGCAGCGTCTCCTGGAGCAGATCCAGTCGCATCGTTTCCAGGATTGGGATCGGGACCAGGATCACCAAACTCATCGTTATGACACAGATTGGCCCTCTCAAGTCCCATTCTTCAGTCCAGACTTGGACTCACGAAACCACAAACCAACAG GTCTTGGCAGTATCCCAGAGAGTGAGGGATCTGAGAGGTCCATGTCATGCCAGCATCATCTGCTCTCCAGACCTGCAGACATCCGTCAGGTTCAACCGGGGTCTGCTCTGGCCGATGCCCTTGGAGAGTTCCTTCTCCCTCCAGATCCCCCAGGGATGGAAAGCCTCtatgaggaggacagaggatCCTTTCATGATGTCTCAATGTTCGACCGCTGTTCCTCTGCCTCATCAGATTCCTCCATCGACATTGCCTTTGTGAAGTGCCCTAAAGCTCCCTCAGCATCACATCATGCAATGGCAGCGAATGTGTCGACAACCTGTGACGTCTTTGGCAATGGTAGAAGTCAGGGTAATGTTTACAGCAAACTGCCCAACCGAGGGTGCGTGTCCCCAGATGAATCTGTAATGATGCGCCGCAATCAGCATCGCCCCCTTCAGGCCAGCCAGCGTAAGAGCAAG TCATTGAATGGCCTGCAGATGGACAACACAGTGAGTGGTCTGGATGGTGGACCTCTTTCAGACCACCCCCATAGAGTGGGACTGGGCAGCCACGCAAAGCTGGAGCGTCAAGGCAGTAAAGGAAGCAAAGGGTGTCCCACTCCATCCCGCAAGGTCCAGAGCCCCTTAGGAAACAGAGTGGATGCCGACAAACAGGGCGACGATCTTCATGGGCTGCTCAGCATT GACCCCGGGTTCCAATCATGGGGTGACGAGTCAAAGTGGAGGGGCGGGACGGAGGAGAATAACCACACGGCCTTCAGCGAGAGGAGTCGGAAGCAGGACAAAGGAGGCTTCAGAAGCTCGTTCAAGAAGCTCTTCAAGAAGAA GAGTGGtgatgagaagaaagagaagggaggtgagaaaacaccagaaaaccaaaacactggTGAACACGAGACACCGGGGAAAAATCCCAAACTGGTACATCTGGAGATAAACCGCGGCACAGCTGTATGA